In Constrictibacter sp. MBR-5, a single genomic region encodes these proteins:
- a CDS encoding heavy metal translocating P-type ATPase — translation MTAHRAALVLAVLALAAGIAAWLADADRIAAILWAAAVVPALLLLVVSAGRKLLRGETGVDIIAGLAMAGSLALGEYLAGAVVAAMYLGGTVLEEFAEGRARRELTALLSRAPRTAHRESGDRIEDIPVDAVAVGDRLVVKPGEVLPVDGVVTGEAATLDESALTGEARPVERRPGAPVASGSVNAGGPLRLRATAPAAASTYAGIVRLVEAAQSSRSPFVRMADRYALILLPLALVVAGAGWLLSGDPVRALAVLVVATPCPLILAAPVALVAGMSAAARRGLLFKTGGAFEALARVATVVFDKTGTVTTGIGRLTAIEISPERGAGIDRDELLRLVASLEQMSHHVVAAAIVAAAQERRLDIAMPQAVTETAGTGVAGSIDGRGVRAGAMSYAFDGNAAPAWASAVARRAERDGASSVFVAIDGVPAGALLLADEIRVEAPRALRSLRRAGIGRIVMLTGDRSDIADAVGAALGVDTVLAERTPADKVDAVRAERGDGITAMVGDGINDAPALAAADIGVAMGARGAGAASEAADVVLLVDRLDRLAEGIGIAQRSVRIARQSVVAGMALSGLAMVVAALGWLPPVAGALVQEGIDVAVILNALRALTIGRRARRAGLGAEESRALLADHAALRGVIDRLRRAANLLDGADGTDGGASLVGELREVNRLLAERIVPHEQADEAVLHPQIAPMLGGRDPMAAISRGHREIAHLARRLNRLVRDLPPEGPDAAERSDIRRVLHALEAILRLHFAQEDEIYDSLAEA, via the coding sequence GTGACGGCGCATCGGGCGGCGCTCGTCCTAGCCGTGCTCGCCCTGGCCGCCGGTATCGCGGCGTGGCTGGCGGATGCGGATCGCATCGCCGCGATCCTCTGGGCGGCCGCGGTGGTTCCCGCACTCCTGCTGCTGGTCGTATCGGCGGGCCGCAAGCTGCTGCGCGGCGAAACCGGCGTCGACATCATCGCCGGCCTCGCGATGGCCGGCTCCCTCGCACTCGGCGAATATCTCGCGGGCGCCGTCGTGGCGGCGATGTATCTCGGCGGGACCGTTTTGGAGGAGTTCGCCGAGGGGCGGGCGCGGCGCGAACTGACCGCGCTTCTGTCGCGCGCGCCGCGCACGGCACACCGCGAGAGCGGCGACCGGATCGAGGACATCCCCGTCGACGCCGTCGCCGTCGGCGACCGCCTCGTGGTGAAGCCGGGCGAGGTCCTGCCGGTCGACGGCGTCGTGACGGGGGAGGCCGCGACGCTCGACGAATCGGCGCTGACCGGTGAGGCGCGTCCCGTCGAGCGCCGCCCCGGCGCTCCGGTCGCGAGCGGATCGGTCAATGCCGGCGGTCCGCTGCGGCTCCGCGCCACGGCACCGGCCGCCGCGAGCACCTATGCCGGCATCGTGCGCCTGGTCGAGGCCGCCCAGTCCAGCCGGTCGCCCTTCGTGCGGATGGCCGACCGGTATGCGCTGATCCTCCTGCCGCTGGCCCTCGTCGTGGCGGGCGCCGGATGGCTGCTGTCGGGCGATCCGGTCCGGGCGCTGGCGGTGCTGGTAGTGGCCACACCGTGTCCGCTGATCCTGGCGGCACCCGTGGCGCTGGTCGCCGGCATGTCGGCGGCGGCAAGGCGGGGCCTCCTGTTCAAGACGGGGGGCGCCTTTGAGGCGCTGGCGCGGGTCGCGACGGTCGTCTTCGACAAGACCGGCACGGTGACCACCGGGATCGGCCGCCTGACGGCGATCGAGATCTCACCCGAGCGTGGCGCTGGCATCGACCGCGACGAGCTGCTCCGCCTCGTCGCCTCGCTGGAGCAGATGTCGCACCACGTCGTGGCTGCCGCCATCGTCGCGGCGGCACAGGAGCGGCGCCTGGACATCGCCATGCCGCAGGCCGTGACGGAAACGGCGGGGACCGGTGTTGCCGGCTCGATCGACGGGCGCGGCGTTCGTGCCGGTGCTATGTCCTATGCGTTCGACGGCAACGCCGCCCCGGCGTGGGCGAGCGCGGTCGCCCGTCGGGCGGAACGTGACGGCGCGTCGTCGGTCTTCGTCGCGATCGACGGGGTGCCTGCTGGCGCGCTGCTGCTCGCCGACGAGATCCGGGTCGAGGCGCCGCGGGCCCTGCGGTCCCTCCGCCGCGCCGGCATCGGCCGCATCGTCATGCTCACCGGCGACCGCAGCGACATCGCCGACGCGGTCGGCGCCGCCCTTGGCGTCGACACCGTCCTCGCCGAACGCACCCCGGCCGACAAGGTCGATGCCGTGCGCGCCGAGCGCGGGGACGGCATCACCGCGATGGTCGGCGACGGCATCAACGACGCGCCGGCGCTGGCCGCCGCCGACATCGGCGTCGCGATGGGCGCGCGCGGCGCCGGGGCGGCGAGCGAGGCGGCGGACGTGGTCCTCCTGGTCGACCGGCTTGACCGGCTGGCCGAGGGGATCGGCATCGCGCAGCGTTCCGTCCGGATCGCGCGTCAGAGCGTGGTGGCGGGGATGGCGCTGTCGGGTCTGGCGATGGTCGTGGCGGCACTGGGATGGCTGCCGCCGGTGGCCGGCGCGCTCGTCCAGGAGGGGATCGACGTCGCGGTGATCCTGAACGCGCTGCGGGCACTGACGATCGGCCGCCGGGCGAGACGCGCTGGACTGGGCGCGGAGGAGAGCCGGGCGCTGCTCGCCGACCATGCCGCGCTGCGCGGCGTGATCGACAGGCTGCGGCGGGCGGCCAACCTGCTCGATGGGGCGGACGGCACCGACGGCGGAGCGTCGCTGGTCGGTGAACTGCGCGAGGTGAACCGCCTGCTGGCGGAACGGATCGTCCCGCACGAGCAGGCGGACGAGGCGGTGCTGCATCCGCAGATCGCCCCGATGCTGGGCGGGCGTGATCCGATGGCAGCCATCAGCCGCGGTCACCGGGAGATCGCGCACCTCGCACGGCGGCTGAACCGGCTGGTGCGCGATCTCCCCCCCGAGGGCCCGGATGCGGCGGAGCGGTCCGACATCCGGCGGGTTCTGCATGCGTTGGAAGCGATCCTTCGCCTCCACTTCGCGCAGGAGGACGAGATCTACGACAGTTTGGCGGAAGCATGA
- the aceA gene encoding isocitrate lyase, giving the protein MSASDFSRLVPNAPQGRFDGIERPYTAADVERLRGSVRIEHTLAERGANRLWELLKSEPFVNTLGAMTGNQAVQQVKAGLKAIYLSGWQVAADSNTAGAMYPDQSLYPANSGPELARRINKALQRADQIQKMEGQGEIDWFAPIVADAEAGFGGPLNVFEIMKAYIEAGASGVHFEDQLASEKKCGHMGGKVLIPTQQHVRNLDAARLAADVMGVPTIVMARTDALTAKLITSDVDERDRRFITGERTAEGFFHLKPGTGLENCIARGLAFAPHADLIWWETGEPNLEEAKIFAEAIQREFPDKMLSYNCSPSFNWEAKIDKATIAKFQRELGAMGYKFQFVTLAGFHTLNLSMFELAHGYRDRGMAAYSEVQQREFAAQKDGYTAVRHQREVGTGYFDAVSMAISAGQSSTTALGESTEAEQFHGESHHAAAAE; this is encoded by the coding sequence ATGTCCGCCAGCGACTTCTCCCGCCTCGTGCCCAACGCGCCGCAGGGCCGCTTCGACGGAATCGAGCGCCCGTACACGGCCGCCGACGTCGAGCGCCTGCGCGGCTCCGTCCGGATCGAGCACACCCTTGCCGAGCGCGGCGCCAACCGGCTGTGGGAGCTGCTGAAGTCCGAGCCGTTCGTGAACACGCTGGGCGCCATGACCGGCAACCAGGCGGTGCAGCAGGTGAAGGCCGGCCTGAAGGCCATCTACCTCTCCGGCTGGCAGGTCGCGGCGGACTCGAACACGGCCGGCGCCATGTATCCGGACCAGAGCCTCTATCCGGCGAACAGCGGCCCCGAACTCGCCCGCCGCATCAACAAGGCGCTGCAGCGCGCCGACCAGATCCAGAAGATGGAAGGTCAGGGCGAAATCGACTGGTTCGCGCCGATCGTGGCGGACGCCGAGGCCGGTTTCGGCGGCCCGCTGAACGTCTTCGAGATCATGAAGGCCTATATCGAGGCCGGCGCCTCCGGCGTGCACTTCGAGGATCAGCTCGCGTCCGAGAAGAAGTGCGGCCACATGGGCGGCAAGGTGCTGATCCCGACCCAGCAGCATGTCCGCAACCTCGACGCGGCGCGCCTCGCCGCCGACGTCATGGGCGTGCCGACCATCGTGATGGCCCGCACCGACGCCCTGACCGCGAAGCTGATCACCAGCGACGTGGACGAGCGCGACCGCCGCTTCATCACCGGCGAGCGCACCGCCGAGGGCTTCTTCCACCTGAAGCCGGGCACGGGCCTGGAGAACTGCATCGCCCGCGGCCTCGCCTTCGCGCCGCATGCCGACCTGATCTGGTGGGAGACCGGCGAGCCGAACCTGGAAGAGGCGAAGATCTTCGCCGAGGCGATCCAGCGTGAGTTCCCGGATAAGATGCTGTCTTACAACTGCTCGCCCTCGTTCAACTGGGAAGCCAAGATCGACAAGGCGACGATCGCCAAGTTCCAGCGCGAGCTGGGCGCCATGGGCTACAAGTTCCAGTTCGTGACGCTGGCCGGCTTCCACACCCTGAACCTGTCGATGTTCGAGCTGGCGCACGGTTATCGCGACCGTGGCATGGCCGCCTATTCCGAGGTGCAGCAGCGCGAGTTCGCCGCACAGAAGGACGGCTACACCGCGGTGCGCCACCAGCGCGAGGTCGGCACCGGCTATTTCGACGCCGTCTCGATGGCGATCTCGGCCGGCCAGTCCTCGACCACGGCCCTGGGCGAGTCCACCGAGGCCGAGCAGTTCCACGGCGAGAGCCACCACGCCGCGGCGGCCGAGTAA